The window CCCAAGTACAATATACAGGTGGGTACAGCATTATGGCCCTAAAATACAAAAGAAAGTTTGTTACTTTCTCAAATCTATCAATTCTTCTTGGTACCTAGATGAGACTTATGTCAAGGTCAAAGGTAAGTGGCTATACTTGTACAGAACCATTGATAGTAACAAAAATACTATTGACTTCTACCTAAGCAAAACACGTAATCACAAAGCAGCTAAATTATTTTTAACTAAATTGCTCAATAA of the Candidatus Jidaibacter acanthamoeba genome contains:
- a CDS encoding DDE-type integrase/transposase/recombinase, yielding PSTIYRWVQHYGPKIQKKVCYFLKSINSSWYLDETYVKVKGKWLYLYRTIDSNKNTIDFYLSKTRNHKAAKLFLTKLLNKKNTYEPKSITVDANHSYTLAFATKRR